The Fusobacterium necrophorum subsp. necrophorum genome includes the window GTAACAATCAAATCATTGTTGCCACACATTCTCCACATATTTTAGGAAGTGTCAGAAAGGAGAATATATTTGTTCTAGTAAAAGATACAGAAGGGAATATCACAGTCAAAACGGGAGAAGAACTGTATGCTTCCTATGGACAACCTACTGATAAAATACTTGAAGGTATCATGAATTTATCTTCTGCCAGAGTTCCTGAGGTTGCGAGTAAATTAGAAAATCTCAGGCAACTTGTAGATAACAATAAATATAATACTGAAGAATTTAAGGAGAAATCCGAAGAGCTTCACGAAATCCTTGGAGAAAAGGATATTGATTTAATGCTCATTGACATGGATGTGGAATTAAAACAAAAGGAGAATTTAAATGCTCAAAGTGAATAAAAGAAAAGAGCCACTAGAATTTAAGGAGTATAAAAAAAAGAAAAAACCTATAAATTGGGAGGGATATGACAATAAAATAAAAGAAAATCTAAAAAAATCTCTGTTAAAAGAGCAAGAAGGAAATTGTTGCCCATACTGTGAAGTCAAGATTCATTTAGAGAGAAGTCATATAGAACACATTAAGCCAAAAGACAAATTTCCGAAATTTCTACATGAGTATGATAATATGATTGCCTGCTGTGTTAGCAATAAAAATTGTGGTGCGACAAAGGCAAATCAATGGGATAATTTATTTATAAATCCTGTTTTGGATAATCCGGAGGAGTATTTTAAATATGATATTAAAACTGGGAGAATACTTCCTATAGACGAAGTAGGATATAAATTTGACAGAGCAGAAACTACGATAAGATTTCTAAATTTGAATGAAAAAAATTTATGTGACAAAAGAAAAGTGTATATCCTTAAATTTAGAGATACTCAAAAAGAATATAGGAAATTTTTTCAAGAATTCCCTTCTTTAAAAAGATATTTGCAAAATGTTCTGACATAAAAGAAAGAGTAAAAGCTGGATTGATTAGGAATCCAGCTTTTTTTTCGAACAGGAAGCGACATAACGATATATTGTGGTAACGGAACAATTTAGTTTTTTTGCCAAGAAAGGAATGGAAGATTTTAATTTAAAAAAATCCTGTTCATACAGTTTTTGTATGACTTTTTCTTTTTCCTGTTTACTCAGGCGATGTAGAGGTAAATTCAGTTCCGACTTGATTTCCTGAAAAATTTTTTCCATTAAGGAGTCAATTGTGTTTACGGACGTATCTGTGATTTTTTCATGCTCTCTGTCCTGAGAGAGAAGATTATAGGAAACATCGGATAGGAAATTTTGTAAGAAAATATCGGGATGAATAATTCGTAACAACTGATTTGTCAAGTCATTAAATTGGGTATCATCGAAATTGATACAAAGCATACCGACCACTTTTCCGTTATCTTTGATAAATAGAGTCGAGGAACGAAGTTTTTTAGAATTTTTTAAAATGACAATCTCATTTAAGACCAAGTCCTCTTTTTCATATACTTTTTCTTTTAACAAACTCCGTGTTTTTTCAGAAATAGGGCTTCCCATAATCCGATTGCTGATTTCTCCGTTGGCAATGGAAAGCATTTTTATTTCCTCTCCCTTGATTTCGTGCAGAACAATCTCGTAACAGGGTCCTAAGACCTTTCCTAAAAAGGATACTAACATTTCATATTGTTGACGTATTTCTTTTTTCATTGCTTCTCCTTGATTTTTTATCTCAGAAAAAAATTCTTTTTCCGGAGAAAAGACGATAAATTTTGTTGACAATATTTTATCATAGTGATAATATATTATCAATAGAAGATTATATACTATTTAAAAACATGCTGTCCGCTAGGCAATCATATTGACGACCGGGGTATCAAAAAAATTTCTTAGGAGGTTAAATGTATGAAAGAGTATGTATTGAATGTCCCAACACCACGTTCCTTTTCTTATGTGAAACGTAATATCCCTGAAGTGACTGTAGAACAACGGGAAAGAGCCTTAAAAGCAACGCATTATAATGAATTTGCGTTTCCGGCAGGAATGTTGACAGTGGATATGCTATCGGATTCGGGAACAACTGCGATGACAGATCAACAATGGTCTGCTATGTTTCTGGGAGATGAAGCCTATGGAAGAAACAAAGGATACTATGTATTACTGGATGCAATGCGTGACTGTTTTGAAAGAGGAGATAAGCAAAAACGAATTATCGACTTGGTCAGAACCGATTGTCAAGACATCGAAAAAATGATGAATGAAATGTATCTATGTGAATACGAGGGAGGTTTGTTTAATGGAGGAGCAGCCCAATTAGAAAGACCGAATGCCTTTTTAATGCCACAAGGTCGTGCAGCGGAGTCGATTCTGTTTGAAATTGTGAGAAAAATATTAGCAGTCCGTGCACCCGGAAAAGTATTTACGATTCCTTCCAACGGACACTTTGATACGACGGAGGGAAATATCAAACAAATGGGTTCCGTGCCTCGTAATTTATACAATAAAGAATTGTTATATGAAGTTCCGGAAGGAGGAAGATATGAAAAAAATCCTTTCAAAGGGGACATGGATATTAAAAAATTGCAACAATTGATTGACACCGTTGGAGTGGAAAACATTCCGATGATTTATACAACTGTTACCAACAATACTATTTGTGGACAAGCCGTTTCTATGAAGAGTATTCGAGAAACAGCGGAGATTGCTCATAAATATGAAATCCCATTTATGTTGGATGCTGCACGTTGGGCAGAAAATTGCTATTTCATTAAGATGAATGAAGAAGGTTATGCTGATAAGTCCATTCCGGAAATTGCAAAGGAAATGTTCTCTTATTGCGATGGATTCACAGCTTCTTTGAAAAAAGACGGACATGCGAACATGGGTGGAATTTTGGCTTTTCGAGATAAGGGATATTTCTGGAAGAAATTCTCCGACTTTCATGAAGACGGAAGTGTGAAGACAGATGTCGGGATTCTATTAAAAGTAAAACAAATTTCTTCCTATGGAAATGATTCCTATGGAAGCATGTCAGGAAGAGATATTATGGCTCTTGCAGCTGGACTATATGAATGTTGTAACTTCAATTACTTACATGAAAGAGTGGAACAATGCAATTATTTGGCGGAAGGATTCTACAAAGCGGGAGTAAAAGGAGTGGTCATTCCGGCAGGAGGGCATGGAGTATACATCAATATGGACGAGTTTTTCGACGGAAAACGAGGACATGATACCTTTGCAGGGGAAGGATTCAGCTTAGAATTGATTCGACGTTATGGAATTCGAGTTTCCGAATTGGGAGATTATTCTATGGAATATGATTTGAAAACTCCGGAACAACAGGAAGAAGTTGCCAATGTTGTGAGATTTGCAATCAATCGTAGTATGTATTCTCAAGAGCATTTGGATTATGTCATTGCGGCAGTCAAAGCTCTCTATGAAGATAGAGAAAGTATCCCCAATATGAGAATCGTATCCGGGCATACCTTGCCAATGCGTCATTTCCACGCATTTTTGGAACCATATCCTAATGAAGAAAAATAATAAAAAAGCAAGCAAATAGAAAAGATTTAGAAATCAATGTTTCATCTGTAATGTACTATCCTCTCGAAATCTCCAGCTATGATTTGAGAGGATAGTTTTTCAATCAGGCTTCATTTACTTTATTTCATGGAGGGACAATATGATGGAGAACAATACTTTAGAAAAGCGTGACGGGTTTCAAACAAAATGGGGGTTCATTTTGGCATGTATTGGTTCGGCAGTCGGAATGGGAAATATTTGGAGATTTCCAGTTTTGGTTTCTGCTTGGGGAGGAATGACTTTTTTAATTCCTTATGTTATCTTTGTCATTTTAATTGGAGCAACAGGAGTGATTGGAGAGTTTGCCTTAGGTCGTGCAGCAGAAGCCGGTCCTGTGGGAGCTTTCGGAATGTGTACTGCACTAAAAGGAAAACGTAAGTTAGGAGAACGTTTAGGAATTATTCCTATTTTAGGCTCTCTTGCCCTAGCTATCGGGTATTCTTGTGTCATGGGATGGATTTTTAAATATACATGGATGTCGATAGACGGTTCTATGTTTGCCATGCAGGGGAATATGGAAGTCATTGGTTCCACTTTTGGAAAAACGGCCTCTGCAGGGGGAGCAAATATTTGGATTATCATTGCTCTGCTTGTCAGCTTTGCAATTATGTCTATGGGGATTGCGAGTGGAATTGAAAAAGCAAATAAATTTATGATGCCGATTTTGTTTTTCCTATTTGTGTTTTTAGGAATATATATTGCATTTCAACCCGGATCCCACGACGGATATCAATATATTTTTACGGTGAACCCACAGGGGCTTGTGGATCCGAAACTTTGGATTTATGCTTTTGGACAAGCATTTTTTTCTCTTTCTGTAGCCGGAAACGGTTCCGTCATCTATGGTTCTTATTTAAGTAAAACGGAAGATATTCCAAGTTCAGCCAGAAATGTAGCTTTTTTTGATACTTTGGCAGCTTTATTGGCAGCCTTTGTCATCATACCTGCTATGGCTGTGGGAGGAGCAGAACTTTCTTCTGGCGGACCGGGATTGATGTTTATTTATCTTGTGAACATCATGAATACCATGGCGGGCGGAAGGATTATTGAAGTGATTTTTTATGTTTGCGTGTTGTTTGCCGGAGTCAGCTCCATAGTGAACTTATATGAAGCACCGGTGGCATTTTTACAAGAAAAATTCAAGGCAAAGCGTGTGGTGGCAACCGCAATTATTCATATTGTCGGAGCGGTAGTTGCCATTTCGATTCAGGCGATTGTCGGAGGTTGGATGGATTTTGTATCCATTTATATTTGTCCGTTGGGAGCTTTACTGGCGGGAGTGATGTTCTTCTGGGTGGCAGGAAAAGACTTCGTGGAAGAAGCAGTAAATATGGGAGCTCAAAACAAGATAGGGACTTGGTTTTTCCCGACTGCTAAATATGCATATTGTTTCTTGGTATTGCTTGCCTTAGTAGCCGGAGCTTTTTTAGGAGGAATTGGATAGAAAAGGGGAAAATAAAATGGAAGTTTGTGAAAGCGTCAAACTTCCATTTTTTCTTTTCTCTATCAGGCTTTTTTAAAGTAAGAATTGCTAAGCAGAATGATGGCAATGTTTACCATAAATCCCGGAAAAATTTCATAGAGTTGATTTCCCAGACCGGAATGTTTCCAAATGACAACAGTGATAGCGGAAACAATCATTCCCGTCAGAACACTTTTCCAGTGGACTTCCCTCTTATAGAGAGTCATTAAAATCGCCGGACCAAAGACGGCTCCAAATCCCGCCCAAGCATAAGATACCAGAGAGAGTACCTTAGAGTTTGGGTTCAGGGATAAGATTCCTGCAAGGAAGAAAATAATCAAGATGGAAATTCTCCCTACCCAGATCAGTTCTCTATTGCTTGGCTCATATTTGATATATTTATAAAAATCTTCTGTTAGAGTATTGGCAGATACCAATAATTGAGAGGAGATTGTGGACATAATGGCCGATAAAATGGCTGCAAATAAAATTCCTCCGATCCAAGGGTTAAACAATTTTGAAATCATATAGATAAAGATTTTTTCAGAATCGCCGTTTAGTTCCGCAATGTTAGGGAAGACGGCAATTCCTGTGATTCCTACCGCAATCGCCCCCACTAAGGAAATGACCACCCAAATCATAGCGATCAGTCTCGATTTCCATAGTTCTTCGACTTTTTCAATGCTCATAAATCGAACCAGAATATGTGGTTGCCCAAAATATCCAAGGCCCCATGCCAAACCGGATAGTATAATAAAAATATCAATATGTTCCGTTCTTGAAAAAATAGTAAGGGAAATGTCTCTTGCTTTCATGGCAAGTTGAATTCCGTCTATCCCTCCTCCATGAAAATAAGCTATGCTCGGAACAATGGTAATGGCAAAAAACATAAGAACTCCCTGAAAGAAATCTGTCCAACAACAGGCCAGATAGCCTCCTAAAAAAATGTAGACAATGATAGTTCCTCCGCCAATAAAAACTCCCCAAGTATAGTCAATTCCTAAAATGGTTTCAAAAAGCTTTCCGGCAGCAACCAAACCGGAAGAAGAGTAAACGGTAAAAAAGAATAAAATCGCAATCGCCGAAAATACTCGGATCATTCCTGTGCGATCCCCCAATCTTTTGGTTAAAAAAGTTGGCAGAGTTAGAGTTTCCGTTTCTTCTGTTTGCACCCTTAACTTTGGAGCTACCCATTTCCAGTTTGCATAGGTTCCCAATGCCAAACCGATGATGACCCAAATTTCACTGAAACCATTTAAAAATACGGCTCCGGGAAGTCCCATAAGCAACCAACCGCTCATATCGCTGGCTTGTGCAGACATCGCTGTCACCCAATATCCAACGCCTCTTCCCCCTAAAACATAGTCTTCATGTGTAGTTGTTTTGGTATAAAAGTACACGCCAATTCCCATTAGAAATAATAAGTAGATAATAAAAGTAATAAACGTTTCTATTCCCGCCATTGTCATTCTCCTTTTGTTTTGTGATGTCTTTTCAGTGTCATATAAAATAAAAAAAACCATGTAGATACCATTTTGTATCGTCATGGTTTTAAATGAGATTGGATATCTTTCCTACTTCACTACCTCTTCGATACAAATCCATATTTCCAATGCAAACAGGATTTGTATCTACAGAACATAAATACAAATCCCTTCAGGGAACTATGGGGTATATCGGCAGTAAAATAGATGAATACAGCATATCGTCTCCTCTGATTTATTTTAATATTTTTATATTATACTCGAAACAGGGAGGAATGTCAATAAAAAATACTTGAAAAGAATTTGAAAATACAGTATGATAAGAGTAGACTTTGATGAAAATTTTAAGATAGAGGGGAAATTTATGGATCGATTTATTACAGAATTAGGATACCAAGAAATTGCGTTTAGAGTGATTGCGGCTATTTTTATAGGTGGAATTATCGGTTATGAGCGAGAAAAAAATAATAGACCTGCGGGATTTCGAACTCATATTTTAGTTTGTTTGGGGGCAGCCATTACTTCCATTATCCAAGATAGAATGAGAATTGATGTTCTTCGACTTGCTGCGACACAGCCGGAAGCAATGCAAGCCATTAAATTGGATTTAGGACGCTTGGGAGCTCAGGTTATCAGCGGAATAGGTTTCTTGGGGGCCGGAAGTATTATGAGAGAACGAGGTACCATTGAGGGCTTAACCACTGCAGCAGGAATTTGGGCAACAGGATGTATTGGACTTGCCGTTGGGTGGGGATTTTACAGTTTGACCCTGATTGCAACCGTGGCGGTGATTATTACTTTGATTACTTTGAAAAAACTGGAAGTGAGTTGGATTGCAAAACAGTACAATGCTAAAATTTCTGTGCAGTATAAAAATTCCATTCGAGGAGAAGATATTTTAGAAATGTCGGACTACTTGAAAAAAATCAATACGAAGGTGTTGGGAATTACAAAAAATGAAGAAGAGAAAACAGTCCTGTTCACAATTCGTTTGAAGAAGAATGCAAAAGTCTCAGATATTGTATTAAATCTTGCAAGTTATGATAAAATAGAACAAGTAAGGAAGGAAGATTGAAATGATAAGCTCTCATACAAGTAGAAATAA containing:
- a CDS encoding PAS domain-containing protein — its product is MKKEIRQQYEMLVSFLGKVLGPCYEIVLHEIKGEEIKMLSIANGEISNRIMGSPISEKTRSLLKEKVYEKEDLVLNEIVILKNSKKLRSSTLFIKDNGKVVGMLCINFDDTQFNDLTNQLLRIIHPDIFLQNFLSDVSYNLLSQDREHEKITDTSVNTIDSLMEKIFQEIKSELNLPLHRLSKQEKEKVIQKLYEQDFFKLKSSIPFLAKKLNCSVTTIYRYVASCSKKKLDS
- the putP gene encoding sodium/proline symporter PutP — protein: MAGIETFITFIIYLLFLMGIGVYFYTKTTTHEDYVLGGRGVGYWVTAMSAQASDMSGWLLMGLPGAVFLNGFSEIWVIIGLALGTYANWKWVAPKLRVQTEETETLTLPTFLTKRLGDRTGMIRVFSAIAILFFFTVYSSSGLVAAGKLFETILGIDYTWGVFIGGGTIIVYIFLGGYLACCWTDFFQGVLMFFAITIVPSIAYFHGGGIDGIQLAMKARDISLTIFSRTEHIDIFIILSGLAWGLGYFGQPHILVRFMSIEKVEELWKSRLIAMIWVVISLVGAIAVGITGIAVFPNIAELNGDSEKIFIYMISKLFNPWIGGILFAAILSAIMSTISSQLLVSANTLTEDFYKYIKYEPSNRELIWVGRISILIIFFLAGILSLNPNSKVLSLVSYAWAGFGAVFGPAILMTLYKREVHWKSVLTGMIVSAITVVIWKHSGLGNQLYEIFPGFMVNIAIILLSNSYFKKA
- a CDS encoding MgtC/SapB family protein gives rise to the protein MDRFITELGYQEIAFRVIAAIFIGGIIGYEREKNNRPAGFRTHILVCLGAAITSIIQDRMRIDVLRLAATQPEAMQAIKLDLGRLGAQVISGIGFLGAGSIMRERGTIEGLTTAAGIWATGCIGLAVGWGFYSLTLIATVAVIITLITLKKLEVSWIAKQYNAKISVQYKNSIRGEDILEMSDYLKKINTKVLGITKNEEEKTVLFTIRLKKNAKVSDIVLNLASYDKIEQVRKED
- a CDS encoding retron system putative HNH endonuclease, coding for MLKVNKRKEPLEFKEYKKKKKPINWEGYDNKIKENLKKSLLKEQEGNCCPYCEVKIHLERSHIEHIKPKDKFPKFLHEYDNMIACCVSNKNCGATKANQWDNLFINPVLDNPEEYFKYDIKTGRILPIDEVGYKFDRAETTIRFLNLNEKNLCDKRKVYILKFRDTQKEYRKFFQEFPSLKRYLQNVLT
- a CDS encoding sodium-dependent transporter — translated: MMENNTLEKRDGFQTKWGFILACIGSAVGMGNIWRFPVLVSAWGGMTFLIPYVIFVILIGATGVIGEFALGRAAEAGPVGAFGMCTALKGKRKLGERLGIIPILGSLALAIGYSCVMGWIFKYTWMSIDGSMFAMQGNMEVIGSTFGKTASAGGANIWIIIALLVSFAIMSMGIASGIEKANKFMMPILFFLFVFLGIYIAFQPGSHDGYQYIFTVNPQGLVDPKLWIYAFGQAFFSLSVAGNGSVIYGSYLSKTEDIPSSARNVAFFDTLAALLAAFVIIPAMAVGGAELSSGGPGLMFIYLVNIMNTMAGGRIIEVIFYVCVLFAGVSSIVNLYEAPVAFLQEKFKAKRVVATAIIHIVGAVVAISIQAIVGGWMDFVSIYICPLGALLAGVMFFWVAGKDFVEEAVNMGAQNKIGTWFFPTAKYAYCFLVLLALVAGAFLGGIG
- a CDS encoding tryptophanase, whose protein sequence is MKEYVLNVPTPRSFSYVKRNIPEVTVEQRERALKATHYNEFAFPAGMLTVDMLSDSGTTAMTDQQWSAMFLGDEAYGRNKGYYVLLDAMRDCFERGDKQKRIIDLVRTDCQDIEKMMNEMYLCEYEGGLFNGGAAQLERPNAFLMPQGRAAESILFEIVRKILAVRAPGKVFTIPSNGHFDTTEGNIKQMGSVPRNLYNKELLYEVPEGGRYEKNPFKGDMDIKKLQQLIDTVGVENIPMIYTTVTNNTICGQAVSMKSIRETAEIAHKYEIPFMLDAARWAENCYFIKMNEEGYADKSIPEIAKEMFSYCDGFTASLKKDGHANMGGILAFRDKGYFWKKFSDFHEDGSVKTDVGILLKVKQISSYGNDSYGSMSGRDIMALAAGLYECCNFNYLHERVEQCNYLAEGFYKAGVKGVVIPAGGHGVYINMDEFFDGKRGHDTFAGEGFSLELIRRYGIRVSELGDYSMEYDLKTPEQQEEVANVVRFAINRSMYSQEHLDYVIAAVKALYEDRESIPNMRIVSGHTLPMRHFHAFLEPYPNEEK